The Pectobacterium sp. A5351 genome contains the following window.
CCAGCTCATGCCTGAGTGCTTCAATCGCACCGGCGGGTAAAGGCGTTGTCTTTGCAAGAGTGATTTCTACGCGCATGCTGACCTCCAAGGTTTAAACTGTTTATTTATACAGTTATTGCAGGTGGAGAACAAGACGCGCAATAAAATTTAGCCCATCGGCATAATGCGGATGGGCTTATTGATTAACGGACTGACCAGTTAAGGCTTTGTCCCGCCAGGAAGGGGATAAGCGACTCGTTGCCGAGAGAGATTGCTTCCGGGAACGTGACCGTTTCACGGTGAAGTTCAATCCAACTGTCGTTCACCGGTAGGCCATAAAAACGTGGGCCGTTCAGGGAGCAGAAGGCTTCGAGTTTATCAAGCGCGTTCATTTCTTCAAAAACGGTGGCGTAGGTACTTAATGCCGCCTGGGCATTGAACACGCCGGCGCAGCCACAGCCGGATTCTTTCCGGTGTTTTGCGTGAGGCGCGGAGTCAGTACCGAGGAAAAGGCGTTCACAGCCGCTGGCTACGGCTTCACGTAGCGCCTGCTGATGGGTATTGCGTTTTAAGATCGGCAGGCAATACAGGTGAGGGCGAACGCCACCAACCAGCATATGGTTGCGGTTAAACATCAGGTGCTGTGGAGTAATGGTGGCGGCGAGATAATCATTACCTTCAACAACATACTGCACCGCTTCTTTTGTCGTAATGTGCTCAAGGACGACTTTCAGTTCAGGGAAATCTTGGCGCAATGGCTCCAGCACCGTTTCGATGAAGCGCGCTTCCCGATCGAAAATATCAACGGCAGCGTCGGTAACTTCACCGTGGATGAGCAGCGGCATACCCATTTTTTGCATTTTCTCCAGAATACTGGAGACATTGACGACGCTGGTTACCCCATGGCTGGAATTTGTTGTGGCGTTGGCTGGGTATAATTTGGCTGCGGTAAAGACGCCTTGCTCAAAGCCATTCACGATTTCCTTGACATCAAGCGTATCGGTCAGGTAGCACGTCATCAACGGGTGAAAGTCATCGCCTTGCGGAACCGCGGCCAGAATACGTTGACGATATGCGATAGCGCTGGCCACGCTGGTAATCGGCGGTGTCAGGTTAGGCATAACAATCGCACGGCCAAAGAAACGGCTGGTATAGGGGAGAACGGTTTCCAGCATCCGATCGTCACGCAGGTGAATGTGCCAATCGTCAGGGCGACGGATTTTAAGAATAGTGGGCTGTGCGGTCATGGAATTGCGCTCCGGCGGTCAGTAGAAAAACATCGTCTTTCGGTTGGTTTTGGGACTGATACGGCGGGGGATAAGGATAAGCGTAAAGCCATTCGAATGCATCCGTTTGTTGATGAATGCTTGAAATTAACCGTAGATTGGCATCTGATAGCATTATCTTTTCATTGATAAATAAGGGATGTATATGGAAATTCGTATTGTCGCCACCATTCAGGCAAAAGCAGAGTTTATTGAAGACGTTACCGCAACGCTAAAACGCGTGGTGGCGCCCAGCCGACAGGAAGCAGGTAATGTGCAGTACGATCTGCATGAAGTCGTAGATAAAGCGGGTTCGTTTGTGTTCTTCGAGCGCTGGAAAGATCGAGAGGCTTTGACATCACATGAGCAGAGCGAGCACTTCAATAGCCTGTTGGCTGAACTGGATGGTAAAACGGACAGTGTAGATATCAAGCTATTAAATTTTTTAGGCTAAAAACAGGTAGTGCATAAAAAACACCCGCCAATTGGCGGGTGTTTGTCTATAAAAGTCAGGATTACTCGCTGACTGGCGTAGGCTTGGTTGCTGGCGCAGTTGACTGATTAACTGCGGCATGGCCACCTGCTGAACCTTTTCCAGAGAACGGATAGGCAGGGCGAACCCAATCGCTTTGTCTGGCAGGTTCCGCGTGGTATGCCGGCGCTGGTGCTTTCGTCATTGGCGCTGTCGCATGGAACTTATAGCGAGGTTGCTCAGCAATAGTTGCTGCTTTTGTTACGCTCAATACAGGTTCTTCCGCAATCGGCTGTACGCTGGTCGCGTTTGCCCATTCATCCTGAACGGTCTGTGGCAGGTTGGTTTCCTGTACGGCAGAACCCGCCGGAGTAGAAACGGGTTCTGCCACATCTGCGCTCTCGGTTGCATCAGCAATGCTATCCACCTGCTTGTCTTCTGCTGCTGCTTCTGTAGCGACATCGTCAGCCACTACCGTTTCAGCGACTGTGCTTGCAGCAGCAACAGGTTCAGCGATCTGCGCATCTTCAGCAGTCAGTGCCGTATCCGCAGCCTTTGCTTCCTCAACGGCATTCACGGCAACCGCCGCGATAGCATCATCGATCGCGGTGTTCTCGGTAACGGGCTCGACGACAGTTTCTTCGTCTGCGGCACTCACCTCGACATTTGTGACATTGCTATCCTGAATCACGTCGGCAGATTGTGCTGTTGCGGTTACAACAGTGTCTTCCTGAGCGACGGATTCAGCTAGCGCCATGTTTTCCACTGCGTTGGATTCCGCTGTATCGGCCAGTGTAGTCACTGTGGCTTCAACCACGGCAGGTAGCAGCGGTGGTGTTTCAATCGCTGCAACGTTTTCGTCCTGCTGTTGGTTTTCAGCCTGCTGTGCAACAGGATAGCTAACCCACACTTTTCCTGATGCCATTTCCGGTGATGCGGCGGCAAATTCCAACTGCATTGGTGACTGAGACGGGTAACGCTCATCACGATAGCGGCGACGGCGCTGGCCGCTGACGCGAAGGTGACGTGGCGAACGACGTGAACGACGCGGCATACCGCCATTCTCGGCATTGGCACGATTAGCATCGCTTTGCTCGTTATCGACCTCGTTATTGTCTACCGCAGCATCGCTAGGCTTGACGTAAGATTGAACCTGCTCAGATGGTGCCGCAACAGGCGCTATGCTATCGGAGAGGGTATCTTGTTGCGCATCAGACTGAACGCGTACTTTCTGTGTCAACTGACGGCGCTGGCGACGCGGCATAACCTGAGTCGGTTTGTCCTCTGCTGCATTGTCATCGGAATCATCAATAACTGGCTGTACTTTTGCCTCAGCCGGAACTTGACGACGATCATCTTGACGACGACGCTGACGTTCAGCACGTGGTTCGCGACGCGGCTGTTCTTCCGAACTTGATTTCTCCGCATTTTCCGCTGACCGGGTGTCAGTAACCGCGTCCTCGTTTTGTCGCTTATTACGGCGCTGATCATCACGCTGTTCACGATTGTCACGATTGTCACGATTGTCACGAGAGCCACGATCGCGGCGATTATTACCCTGACGGCGTGAGTTCCGGCGTTCAGGGCGCTGACCTTCAGTGGATTTCTCTTCTTCGGCCTTCTTATCGTCAACGCTATCCGCTGCTTTTGTCGCAGGCTCGGAAGCAAAGACGCTTTTTAAGGCGCTGAACAAACGGCTAACGAGGCCCGGCTGAGCGACTTCCGCAGGTTTCGCCGCAGCAGACGTCGCTTTAGCTACCGACGGTGCGGTTTCCTCTGGCATTTCAGCCATGCTAAACGTTGCTAAAGCGGGTTGCTCAGGCTGTTTACGCTCGATCGTTTGTTCGTCTTGCAGTTGCTGCGTTTCCGTTTCCAAACGCTGAGGCAGCAAATAGCTGAGCGTTGGTTTCTCTTCGCCTTTACGGACGCGAACAACGGAGTAGTGCGGTGTCTGCATACCGTCGTGTGGCACGATGATCGCGCGCACGCCGCCTTGACGTTTCTCAATGGCGTTAACGGCGTCACGCTTCTCGTTCAGCAGATAAGATGCAATCTGGACCGGAACAATCGCGTGGACTTCTTTGGTATTTTCTTTCAGCGCTTCTTCTTCAATCAGACGAAGAATAGACAGTGAAAGTGATTCATTGTCACGAATCGTGCCTGTACCGCTACAGCGTGGGCAGACGTGGTGGCTGGATTCACCCAGTGAAGGGCTCAGACGCTGACGCGACATCTCCAGCAGACCGAAGCGGGAAATTCGACCGATCTGAATACGCGCGCGATCCTGACGCACGGAGTCACGCAGGCGGTTTTCAACTTCGCGCTGGTGACGAACCGGAGTCATATCGATGAAGTCGATAACGATCAGGCCACCGAGGTCACGCAGGCGCAATTGGCGAGCAATTTCGTCTGCGGCTTCAAGGTTGGTATTAAACGCCGTTTCTTCAATATCGCCACCGCGCGTTGCACGGGCGGAGTTGATATCAATCGCCGTCAGCGCTTCGGTGGTATCGATAACGATAGAACCGCCGGACGGCAGGCGAACCTCACGCTGGAAAGCCGACTCGATCTGCGATTCAATCTGATAGTGGCTGAAAAGCGGGATTTCACCACTGTACAATTTGATTTTGCTGCTGAAATCAGGACGACCCAGCGCAGAAATGTGTTCTTTCGCCAGATCGAGAATTTTCGGATTATCGATCAGGATTTCGCCAATATCTGGGCGCAGATAGTCACGGAAGGCGCGAACAATCACGTTACTTTCCTGATGGATCAGGAATGGTGCAGGGCGGCCTTCGGCGGCTTTTTTGATCGCGTCCCAGTGTTTCAGACGGAAAGCCAGATCCCATTGTAGGGCTTCAGCGGATTTACCCACACCAGCAGTACGAACAATGAGACCCATACCATCGGGCAGTTGCAGCGACCCCAGAGCTTCTTTGAGCTCGGTGCGATCGTCACCTTCGATGCGACGGGATATTCCACCGGCGCGCGGGTTATTCGGCATTAAGACCAGATAGCTACCCGCCAGGCTGATAAAGGTAGTCAGCGCTGCACCTTTGTTGCCACGCTCTTCTTTGTCTACCTGAACAATGACTTCCTGACCTTCACGTAACACATCTTTAATGTTAGGGCGACCATGGGAAGCATAGTTGCTGGGGAAGTATTCGCGGGCGATTTCTTTAAGAGGGAGGAAACCATGTCTTTCTGCGCCGTAATCAACAAAAGCCGCTTCAAGACTGGGTTCGATACGAGTGATTTTACCTTTGTAGATATTTGCTTTCTTCTGCTCATGACCCGGACTTTCGATATCCAAATCATACAGCCGTTGACCATCAACCAAGGCAACACGCAACTCTTCCTGCTGAGTTGCGTTAATTAACATTCTTTTCATCTTCAACTTACTCGTTATTTTTACTTGCATTATTGATAGAGCTGCGGACAAAAGAACCGCATGACCGGAGTGAACCGATGGCCTCGTGGCTTATCGCAGGGACGTCAACCTCCCGGTTGTCGCCTGCATAGAGACGCATGTTTCGGTAGCCTGTGTTTCCTGATGGAAAACAGCGCATTTACTGAGGGAACAGCTTCTGAATAATGTCGCCAGATCTGATTCCATTTGCCGGCCAAGCTGCAATCCGCAGCCCGCTAACTGCTTGATTTCGCATTACGTCTTACGCCATTGCTGCGTGTGTGCGTCATCAGGCAAATTTAATAATTTCGCAATTTCCCCGTGTTTTATCGGAAATCCGCGTGGGAAACGCAAAAGCATTATTCCACTGCTGATACCGTTATAGCAAGGTGACTTTGCCTGTCTGTATAAAGATAGTTGTGTCGTTATCGCCAAAACGGACAGGGTTTGATGCTACTGTGCAATTCACCCGTTACTTACTCGTGTCACTTACCCGCATTACTTACCCGATAGTGCAACAATATCTTCATAAGTCAGACACACAGTTAAGCACAGAAAAAGAAGTGGCGCTATCGGGTTGCTCTATTTAGAATCGCGCATCATGAAAACAGATAATCCTTCAGTACAATTTGTGACGATCTCCGCAGATGAAGCGGGGCAGCGCGTCGATAACTTTTTGCATACCCACTTAAAGGGTGTGCCTAAAAGTATGGTTTACCGTATCTTGCGTAAAGGCGAGGTAAGGATAAATAAGAAACGGGTCAAGCCTGAGTATAAATTGCTCGACGGCGATGTCATTCGTATTCCGCCTGTTCGGCAGGCAGAACGTGATGAAACGCCTGTTTCTGCGAGTCTTGGTAAAGTCGCGGCGTTGGCCGAGTGCATTATTTACGAAGATGACTACCTGCTGGTGCTGAATAAGCCCTCGGGTACCGCTGTGCATGGCGGAAGCGGTCTGAGCTTCGGCGTGATTGAAGGGCTGCGTGCTTTACGCCCGGAAGCGCGTTTTCTGGAACTGGTACACCGCCTCGATCGCGATACGTCAGGTGTTTTGCTGGTGGCAAAAAAACGCTCGGCTTTGCGTTCTCTGCATGAACAGCTGCGGCTAAAAGGAATGCAAAAAGATTATCTGGCGCTGGTTCGCGGACAATGGCAATCCCACTGCAAGGTTGTTCAGGCGCCGCTGTTGAAAAATATTCTGCAAAGTGGTGAGCGTGTTGTGCGAGTTAACAGCGAAGGTAAGCCGTCGGAAACGCGCTTTAAGGTAGAAGAGCGTTTTGAGCATGCGACTTTGGTGAAAGCGAGTCCTGTCACCGGACGTACGCATCAAATTCGTGTACATACTCAGTATGCTGGACATCCGATAGCATTTGACGACCGTTACGGCGATCGCGAATTCGATGAACAACTGGCGGACACCGGTTTAAAACGTCTGTTCCTGCATGCGCAGGCGCTACGTTTTGAACACCCAAATACCGGTGAGACGATGAGAATTGAAGCGCCATTGGATAGCGGGCTGCGTCGCTGTCTTCAGGCGTTACGCAAGACAAAAGCATAATGAGGCGTATAGCTATACGCCTTTGTCTATCGGGATAGCGCGTCATTGTGCTATCCCGATTTGTATTACGCTGTCAAAGGATTCACGCCTTCCTTTTGTAGCATCTGAATCAGCGCAATCAGCGGCAACCCAATGAGCGTATTTGGATCGCGCCCGGATAATCGCTCAAAAAGGGCAATGCCCAGCCCTTCGCTTTTGAAGCTGCCCGCGCAGTTCCACGGCTGTTCCTTCTCCAGATAGCCGTCAATTTCCGTTTCCGTTAGCGTTCTAAAATGCACGTCAAATGGCTCTGCGATGCTCTGTATTTCCTGAGTCGCACTATTGAAAAGCGCTAAACCGGTAAAGAAGGAAACGCATCTCCCGCTGGCCTGCTGTAACTGTCGTGTTGCATTACCCTTATTATGGGGTTTTCCCGTAATGGCATTCCCCAGAACGCACACCTGATCGGAGCCGATAATCAGGTGATTGGGGTAGTGCGTGGCTAACGCTCGGGCTTTGCTTTCAGCAAGGCGGATAACGAGATCGACGGCGTCTTCACCCAAGTGAGGGGTTTCATCGATGTCCGGCGACGCGCAAACAAAGGGGAGGCCCAGCTTTTCTAATAAGGCCCGGCGATACGGTGAGGTTGAGGCAAGAACGATCTGCTGCATAATTTTTTGATAAACCGTAGCGTAATGATGAAAGGCATTTTAAACTGTGCGCCGCTCTGGAAGCGAATATTGGTGAAAGGTGGTGCCTCACTGCCTTTTTCTTTGACTCTATGTCGTTACGACGTTAATATGCGCGCCCTATGCAAAAGGTAAAATTACCCTTAACCCTTGATGCGGTCCGCACTGCTCAGAAGCGTTTAGACTATGTTGGTATCTATTCGCCGGAACAAGTAGAGCGTGTTGCCGAATCGGTGGTGAGTGTGGATAGTGATGTTCAGGCCTCTTTATCTTTCAATATTGATAATCAGCGTCTGGCAGTGATTGACGGTAACGCCGATGTTACGGTCACACTGATGTGTCAACGTTGCGGAAAGCCGTTTGAGCATCAAGTCCATGCGACATTCTGTTTTAGCCCGGTCGTCAATGATGAGCAGGCCGAAGCGTTACCGGAAGCGTATGAGCCGATCGGCGTTGATGAGTTTGGCGAAGTCGATCTGCTGGCAATGATTGAAGATGAAATTATTCTGATGTTGCCTATCGCCCCGGTGCATGATTCTGAACACTGTGAAGTGTCCGAAGCGGACATGGTGTTTGGTCAACTGCCTGAAGAGGCGGAAAAACCAAATCCGTTTGCCGTATTAGCCAGTTTAAAGCGTAAGTAATTAAGGAGTAAGGTCCATGGCCGTACAACAAAACAAACCTAGCCGTTCCAAACGTGGTATGCGTCGTTCA
Protein-coding sequences here:
- the pyrC gene encoding dihydroorotase: MTAQPTILKIRRPDDWHIHLRDDRMLETVLPYTSRFFGRAIVMPNLTPPITSVASAIAYRQRILAAVPQGDDFHPLMTCYLTDTLDVKEIVNGFEQGVFTAAKLYPANATTNSSHGVTSVVNVSSILEKMQKMGMPLLIHGEVTDAAVDIFDREARFIETVLEPLRQDFPELKVVLEHITTKEAVQYVVEGNDYLAATITPQHLMFNRNHMLVGGVRPHLYCLPILKRNTHQQALREAVASGCERLFLGTDSAPHAKHRKESGCGCAGVFNAQAALSTYATVFEEMNALDKLEAFCSLNGPRFYGLPVNDSWIELHRETVTFPEAISLGNESLIPFLAGQSLNWSVR
- the yceD gene encoding 23S rRNA accumulation protein YceD produces the protein MQKVKLPLTLDAVRTAQKRLDYVGIYSPEQVERVAESVVSVDSDVQASLSFNIDNQRLAVIDGNADVTVTLMCQRCGKPFEHQVHATFCFSPVVNDEQAEALPEAYEPIGVDEFGEVDLLAMIEDEIILMLPIAPVHDSEHCEVSEADMVFGQLPEEAEKPNPFAVLASLKRK
- the rluC gene encoding 23S rRNA pseudouridine(955/2504/2580) synthase RluC gives rise to the protein MKTDNPSVQFVTISADEAGQRVDNFLHTHLKGVPKSMVYRILRKGEVRINKKRVKPEYKLLDGDVIRIPPVRQAERDETPVSASLGKVAALAECIIYEDDYLLVLNKPSGTAVHGGSGLSFGVIEGLRALRPEARFLELVHRLDRDTSGVLLVAKKRSALRSLHEQLRLKGMQKDYLALVRGQWQSHCKVVQAPLLKNILQSGERVVRVNSEGKPSETRFKVEERFEHATLVKASPVTGRTHQIRVHTQYAGHPIAFDDRYGDREFDEQLADTGLKRLFLHAQALRFEHPNTGETMRIEAPLDSGLRRCLQALRKTKA
- a CDS encoding Maf family protein, with product MQQIVLASTSPYRRALLEKLGLPFVCASPDIDETPHLGEDAVDLVIRLAESKARALATHYPNHLIIGSDQVCVLGNAITGKPHNKGNATRQLQQASGRCVSFFTGLALFNSATQEIQSIAEPFDVHFRTLTETEIDGYLEKEQPWNCAGSFKSEGLGIALFERLSGRDPNTLIGLPLIALIQMLQKEGVNPLTA
- a CDS encoding putative quinol monooxygenase, which produces MEIRIVATIQAKAEFIEDVTATLKRVVAPSRQEAGNVQYDLHEVVDKAGSFVFFERWKDREALTSHEQSEHFNSLLAELDGKTDSVDIKLLNFLG
- the rne gene encoding ribonuclease E; translation: MKRMLINATQQEELRVALVDGQRLYDLDIESPGHEQKKANIYKGKITRIEPSLEAAFVDYGAERHGFLPLKEIAREYFPSNYASHGRPNIKDVLREGQEVIVQVDKEERGNKGAALTTFISLAGSYLVLMPNNPRAGGISRRIEGDDRTELKEALGSLQLPDGMGLIVRTAGVGKSAEALQWDLAFRLKHWDAIKKAAEGRPAPFLIHQESNVIVRAFRDYLRPDIGEILIDNPKILDLAKEHISALGRPDFSSKIKLYSGEIPLFSHYQIESQIESAFQREVRLPSGGSIVIDTTEALTAIDINSARATRGGDIEETAFNTNLEAADEIARQLRLRDLGGLIVIDFIDMTPVRHQREVENRLRDSVRQDRARIQIGRISRFGLLEMSRQRLSPSLGESSHHVCPRCSGTGTIRDNESLSLSILRLIEEEALKENTKEVHAIVPVQIASYLLNEKRDAVNAIEKRQGGVRAIIVPHDGMQTPHYSVVRVRKGEEKPTLSYLLPQRLETETQQLQDEQTIERKQPEQPALATFSMAEMPEETAPSVAKATSAAAKPAEVAQPGLVSRLFSALKSVFASEPATKAADSVDDKKAEEEKSTEGQRPERRNSRRQGNNRRDRGSRDNRDNRDNREQRDDQRRNKRQNEDAVTDTRSAENAEKSSSEEQPRREPRAERQRRRQDDRRQVPAEAKVQPVIDDSDDNAAEDKPTQVMPRRQRRQLTQKVRVQSDAQQDTLSDSIAPVAAPSEQVQSYVKPSDAAVDNNEVDNEQSDANRANAENGGMPRRSRRSPRHLRVSGQRRRRYRDERYPSQSPMQLEFAAASPEMASGKVWVSYPVAQQAENQQQDENVAAIETPPLLPAVVEATVTTLADTAESNAVENMALAESVAQEDTVVTATAQSADVIQDSNVTNVEVSAADEETVVEPVTENTAIDDAIAAVAVNAVEEAKAADTALTAEDAQIAEPVAAASTVAETVVADDVATEAAAEDKQVDSIADATESADVAEPVSTPAGSAVQETNLPQTVQDEWANATSVQPIAEEPVLSVTKAATIAEQPRYKFHATAPMTKAPAPAYHAEPARQSDWVRPAYPFSGKGSAGGHAAVNQSTAPATKPTPVSE